From a single Pseudoliparis swirei isolate HS2019 ecotype Mariana Trench chromosome 12, NWPU_hadal_v1, whole genome shotgun sequence genomic region:
- the LOC130202263 gene encoding guanylyl cyclase C-like isoform X1 — protein sequence MSFLSLRGGVHTSPGSRHRGGAPPPCAQTGAHIQVSALQPAGRERPICRGNSKPTPLRSHGGEDKSSQSSSLLEQRRGRARGNRHNQGSETYMDNLIRRLQMYSRTLEHLVEERTSLYKAERDRADHLNFMLLPGPVVRSLKETGKVEPELFEEVSIYFSDIVGFTTLCHYSTPMEVVDMLNDIYKNFDSILDHHDVYKVETIGDAYMVASGLPKRNGDRHAVDIAHMALDILAFVGTFELQHLPGNPLWIRIGVHSGPSAAGVVGNKMPRYCLFGDTVNTASRMESTGLPLRIHLSQSTINILQRTDCMFEYEERGETYLKGKGKEMTYWLTGVTAGKYNLPTPPTAENFQRLQQDLSEKIVSSLESRGDGSEGFKNRKTLSTKVRRGETNSSLQRNSPPEYFHLAVTDNPSTYL from the exons atgtcatttctgtctctacgtggtggcgttcacacttctcctggctctcggcatcgcggcggagctccgcccccatgcgcacagacaggtgcgcacatacaggtgagcgcgctccaaccagccggcagagagcgtccaatatgtcgcgggaacagcaaaccgacacctctgcgttcccacggtggtgaagacaagtCGTCTCAGAGTAGCTCTCTGCTAGAGCAGAGACGAGGTCGGGCGCGAGG TAACCGGCACAACCAAGGCAGTGAGACGTACATGGACAACCTGATCCGCCGCTTGCAGATGTACTCCAGAACTCTGGAGCATCTGGTGGAGGAGAGAACCTCTTTGTACAAAGCGGAGAGGGACAGAGCGGATCACCTCAACTTCATGCTGCTTCCTGG CCCAGTGGTGCGTTCACTGAAGGAGACGGGCAAAGTGGAACCGGAGCTGTTTGAGGAGGTGTCCATCTACTTCAGCGACATTGTGGGATTCACCACCCTCTGCCACTACAGCACCCCCATGGAGGTGGTGGACATGCTCAACGACATCTACAAGAACTTTGACAGCATCCTCGACCACCATGACGTGTACAAG GTTGAAACGATAGGAGATGCGTATATGGTTGCCTCAGGTTTACCCAAGCGCAATGGTGACAGGCATGCAGTGGATATTGCCCACATGGCCTTGGACATCCTGGCATTTGTAGGGACCTTTGAGTTGCAGCACCTGCCCGGCAACCCTCTGTGGATTCGGATCGGTGTGCattcag gGCCGAGTGCAGCGGGAGTGGTGGGGAACAAGATGCCCCGCTACTGTCTTTTCGGAGATACGGTCAACACTGCATCACGCATGGAGTCCACGGGCCTGC CTCTGAGAATTCACTTGAGCCAGTCTACCATCAACATCCTGCAGAGGACAGACTGCATGTTTGAGTatgaagaaagaggagagacgTACTTAAAG GGTAAAGGCAAAGAGATGACATACTGGTTAACAGGAGTGACCGCGGGGAAATACAACCTGCCGACACCTCCAACAGC GGAGAACTTCCAGCGGCTCCAGCAGGACCTGTCGGAGAAGATCGTGTCCAGCTTGGAGAGCCGTGGCGATGGGAGCGAGGGCTTTAAAAACAGGAAGACTCTGTCCACCAAAGTCCGTCGGGGAGAGACTAACAGCAGCCTGCAGAGGAACAGCCCGCCGGAGTACTTCCACCTGGCTGTCACTGACAACCCCAGCACGTACCTGTGA
- the LOC130202263 gene encoding guanylyl cyclase C-like isoform X2 produces MDNLIRRLQMYSRTLEHLVEERTSLYKAERDRADHLNFMLLPGPVVRSLKETGKVEPELFEEVSIYFSDIVGFTTLCHYSTPMEVVDMLNDIYKNFDSILDHHDVYKVETIGDAYMVASGLPKRNGDRHAVDIAHMALDILAFVGTFELQHLPGNPLWIRIGVHSGPSAAGVVGNKMPRYCLFGDTVNTASRMESTGLPLRIHLSQSTINILQRTDCMFEYEERGETYLKGKGKEMTYWLTGVTAGKYNLPTPPTAENFQRLQQDLSEKIVSSLESRGDGSEGFKNRKTLSTKVRRGETNSSLQRNSPPEYFHLAVTDNPSTYL; encoded by the exons ATGGACAACCTGATCCGCCGCTTGCAGATGTACTCCAGAACTCTGGAGCATCTGGTGGAGGAGAGAACCTCTTTGTACAAAGCGGAGAGGGACAGAGCGGATCACCTCAACTTCATGCTGCTTCCTGG CCCAGTGGTGCGTTCACTGAAGGAGACGGGCAAAGTGGAACCGGAGCTGTTTGAGGAGGTGTCCATCTACTTCAGCGACATTGTGGGATTCACCACCCTCTGCCACTACAGCACCCCCATGGAGGTGGTGGACATGCTCAACGACATCTACAAGAACTTTGACAGCATCCTCGACCACCATGACGTGTACAAG GTTGAAACGATAGGAGATGCGTATATGGTTGCCTCAGGTTTACCCAAGCGCAATGGTGACAGGCATGCAGTGGATATTGCCCACATGGCCTTGGACATCCTGGCATTTGTAGGGACCTTTGAGTTGCAGCACCTGCCCGGCAACCCTCTGTGGATTCGGATCGGTGTGCattcag gGCCGAGTGCAGCGGGAGTGGTGGGGAACAAGATGCCCCGCTACTGTCTTTTCGGAGATACGGTCAACACTGCATCACGCATGGAGTCCACGGGCCTGC CTCTGAGAATTCACTTGAGCCAGTCTACCATCAACATCCTGCAGAGGACAGACTGCATGTTTGAGTatgaagaaagaggagagacgTACTTAAAG GGTAAAGGCAAAGAGATGACATACTGGTTAACAGGAGTGACCGCGGGGAAATACAACCTGCCGACACCTCCAACAGC GGAGAACTTCCAGCGGCTCCAGCAGGACCTGTCGGAGAAGATCGTGTCCAGCTTGGAGAGCCGTGGCGATGGGAGCGAGGGCTTTAAAAACAGGAAGACTCTGTCCACCAAAGTCCGTCGGGGAGAGACTAACAGCAGCCTGCAGAGGAACAGCCCGCCGGAGTACTTCCACCTGGCTGTCACTGACAACCCCAGCACGTACCTGTGA
- the ccn2a gene encoding CCN family member 2a, producing MSAAMKKMILLPFLCIMLSYMVAGQECSNQCSCPSTPPQCPMGVSLVLDGCGCCRACAKQMGELCAERDVCDPHKGLYCDFGAPSNRRIGVCTARDGATCVFGGMIYKSGETFQSSCKYHCTCLDGAVGCVPLCAMDVRLPSPDCPMPRRVKVQGKCCEEWECDSPNRRSFLGSALAAYREEETYGPDPSMMRENCLVQTTEWSACSKTCGLGISTRVTNDNGECRLEKQTRLCMVRPCESQLEQSIRKGKKCIRTPRLSKPMKFEISGCTTTKSYRPKFCGVCLDGRCCTPHRTTTLPMEFKCPDGQFMKKHMMFIKSCACHHNCPGENDIFESMYYKKMTGDMA from the exons ATGTCTGCCGCAATGAAGAAAATGATTTTGCTGCCTTTCCTGTGCATCATGCTCTCATACATG GTTGCCGGTCAGGAGTGCAGCAACCAGTGCTCgtgcccctccaccccccctcagTGCCCCATGGGCGTGAGCCTGGTGCTGGACGGCTGCGGCTGCTGCAGGGCGTGTGCCAAGCAGATGGGCGAGCTGTGCGCCGAGAGGGACGTGTGTGACCCCCACAAAGGCCTCTACTGTGACTTCGGAGCCCCCAGCAACAGACGCATAGGAGTGTGCACAG ctCGAGACGGAGCCACCTGTGTGTTCGGAGGCATGATATACAAGAGCGGGGAGACTTTCCAGAGCAGCTGCAAGTACCATTGCACCTGTCTGGACGGAGCCGTGGGCTGCGTCCCGCTTTGCGCCATGGACGTCAGGCTGCCCAGCCCCGACTGCCCGATGCCGAGACGCGTCAAGGTGCAGGGGAAGTGCTGCGAGGAATGGGAGTGCGACTCTCCCAACAGACGCAGCTTCCTGGGCTCCGCTCTGGCCG cctacagagaggaggagacctaCGGCCCGGACCCCTCCATGATGAGGGAGAACTGCCTGGTTCAGACGACCGAGTGGAGCGCGTGCTCAAAGACCTGCGGCCTCGGCATCTCCACCAGGGTCACCAACGATAACGGCGAATGCCGCCTGGAGAAACAGACCCGGCTGTGTATGGTCCGACCATGCGAGTCCCAGCTGGAGCAGAGCATCCgg aaAGGGAAAAAGTGCATCCGTACACCCAGACTGTCCAAGCCCATGAAGTTCGAGATCTCCGGCTGCACCACCACCAAGTCCTACAGGCCAAAGTTCTGCGGCGTCTGCCTGGACGGCCGCTGCTGCACCCCGCACAGAACCACCACCCTGCCCATGGAGTTCAAATGCCCCGACGGACAGTTCATGAAGAAGCACATGATGTTCATCAAGTCCTGCGCCTGCCACCACAACTGCCCCGGGGAGAACGACATCTTCGAGTCCATGTACTACAAGAAGATGACGGGAGACATGGCGTGA
- the LOC130202262 gene encoding guanylyl cyclase C-like: MSFLSLRGGVHTSPGSRHRGGAPPPCAQTGAHIQVSALQPAGRERPICRGNSKPTPLRSHGGEDKSSQSSSLLEQRRGRARGNRHNQGSETYMDNLIRRLQMYSRTLEHLVEERTSLYKAERDRADHLNFMLLPGPVVRSLKETGKVEPELFEEVSIYFSDIVGFTTLCHYSTPMEVVDMLNDIYKNFDSILDHHDVYKVETIGDAYMVASGLPKRNGDRHAVDIAHMALDNLAFVGTFELQHLPGIPLWIRIGVHSGPSAAGVVGNKMPRYCLFGDTVNTASRMESTGLPLRIHLSQSTINILQRTDCMFEYEERGETYLKGKGKEMTYWLTGVTAGKYNLPTPPTAENFQRLQQDLSEKIVSSLESRGDGSEGFKNRKTLSTKVRRGETNSSLQRNSPPEYFHLAVTDNPSTYL, translated from the exons atgtcatttctgtctctacgtggtggcgttcacacttctcctggctctcggcatcgcggcggagctccgcccccatgcgcacagacaggtgcgcacatacaggtgagcgcgctccaaccagccggcagagagcgtccaatatgtcgcgggaacagcaaaccgacacctctgcgttcccacggtggtgaagacaagtCGTCTCAGAGTAGCTCTCTGCTAGAGCAGAGACGAGGTCGGGCGCGAGG TAACCGGCACAACCAAGGCAGTGAGACGTACATGGACAACCTGATCCGCCGCTTGCAGATGTACTCCAGAACTCTGGAGCATCTGGTGGAGGAGAGAACCTCTTTGTACAAAGCGGAGAGGGACAGAGCGGATCACCTCAACTTCATGCTGCTTCCTGG CCCAGTGGTGCGTTCACTGAAGGAGACGGGCAAAGTGGAACCGGAGCTGTTTGAGGAGGTGTCCATCTACTTCAGCGACATTGTGGGATTCACCACCCTCTGCCACTACAGCACTCCCATGGAGGTGGTGGACATGCTCAACGACATCTACAAGAACTTTGACAGCATCCTCGACCACCATGACGTGTACAAG GTTGAAACGATAGGAGATGCGTATATGGTTGCCTCAGGTTTACCCAAGCGCAATGGTGACAGGCATGCGGTGGATATTGCCCACATGGCCTTGGACAACCTGGCATTTGTAGGGACCTTTGAGTTGCAGCACCTGCCCGGCATCCCTCTGTGGATTCGGATCGGTGTGCattcag gGCCGAGTGCAGCGGGAGTGGTGGGGAACAAGATGCCCCGCTACTGTCTTTTCGGAGATACGGTCAACACTGCATCACGCATGGAGTCCACGGGCCTGC CTCTGAGAATTCACTTGAGCCAGTCTACCATCAACATCCTGCAGAGGACAGACTGCATGTTTGAGTatgaagaaagaggagagacgTACTTAAAG GGTAAAGGCAAAGAGATGACATACTGGTTAACAGGAGTGACCGCGGGGAAATACAACCTGCCGACACCTCCAACAGC GGAGAACTTCCAGCGGCTCCAGCAGGACCTGTCGGAGAAGATCGTGTCCAGCTTGGAGAGCCGTGGCGATGGGAGCGAGGGCTTTAAAAACAGGAAGACTCTGTCCACCAAAGTCCGTCGGGGAGAGACTAACAGCAGCCTGCAGAGGAACAGCCCGCCGGAGTACTTCCACCTGGCTGTCACTGACAACCCCAGCACGTACCTGTGA